Part of the Girardinichthys multiradiatus isolate DD_20200921_A chromosome 14, DD_fGirMul_XY1, whole genome shotgun sequence genome is shown below.
TTGGGCTAGAAATTGTTGAAGAGATACTGAGTGCAAACCTCCATCAATACTTCCAGTAAGAGCCCCGGCAGGTTGAAGCTGCCTCAGCAGGACACCTGATCTCAGTGCGGTGCAGGAACAATAAAGGGATTTGCCTCCATGCTGTTGGTAGCGTTGCTGCTGCCTCTGGACTGAGAATCCTGCCAGGTCACTGCAGACTCTTCACTGGCTGACAGGGCTCCTCGGTTTTTCTCTGCTTGTATCTGTTTACAGTATCTCACCCTGATTGCTTTTAGAGCCAGCTTCCACACACCAGGAAGCAGAAAGTGGTGCAGTGCTGCGACACAGCTGCCATCCTGCCTTTACTTGGGGCTCCTCCTGCTGGTGCAGATAAGGACCATACAGGAGTAGTgaactgtgttttctgttttttttctcctcctggTGGTAATTActgctgtaaataaataaaaaggtgtttgtgtgtgtgtgtgtgtgtgtgtgtgtgtagaaagAGATGAACTcagcaaaaacagaattatATTGGAGCTTTACCTCTGTTGAAAAAGCTGCCTCGCAGGACAAATAATCCCAGAATGAAAGTGGTGCCAGGATTTAACATGTTGCTCTCAAGCATTTTTCTTGAAAGGATGATAAAAGAAATCCCTCAACTGACTTTATActgtgcctttcaaaagtattcatacccctttaactTATTTCtcctgttacaaccacaaagctCAAGGTAATTTAGTTGAGTCGTTATGTCACACCAACACTTCATAATTGTGAGGTTGAAGGAAACTGTCAGAGTTGGTGGGAAGATGAATTGAGCTACACACAGggcaaaactgaaagaaaatatgttagaggctgaaaaacacaacattaaacAAAGTGAAGATGTGACCAGAgttaaaaattgatgttcacagagaCTCTCCATCAAGTCGAACTGAGCTTGAGACGTGAATGAATGTGTTTGCAGTGCACCCAACCAGCTACCAATTTTAAGCAAGTCCTGCACTAGTAGaaataactctggaggagaggTTGCTGTTGCATTCTGGACTCTTGGATGTCTCGAAGTTTCTTAACTGAAGATGAACCTCTCACCATCACAATGTGGGGCCATTTTGATGCGATGCAATGATGCATGCTTTGTTTGGAGAAGATTGTTAATGTGAtggaaaaagttaaatttgTGCCTTGCTAAACCACATGGAAGCATTGATCTAAGGATTCCCTGGTCTGATATTACTGGCACTTGCTTCATGCCTTGGAGCTTCAGCATGCCTTATGTGTTTTAGTGTATCTTCTTCGACCAGATGTGTTCATCCCGGTCGAAAAGAAGCCACCAGCTGACATCCTGAGTATTGAAGTATTTTCCCACTCAAACCTCTCTACCCGTCCTCGACAGACTGAAACGTGCTCTATTTGACCAGCTTCCACCTGGTATGATTGGCATTTTTTACAAAGACTaaataccaaaaacaaaagcaaagaatTTTGCCagttatttaacagaaataaacactaaaaATACATCACTCTGGATAATGAATCTATGTGtcgctttttttaaatttaattagtgaaataaatcaaatatcCAATGCTCTtatttgagatgcacctgtgttAAGAAGTATGAAATTAACTGACATTCGGTCATGCTTAATGCAATAAATACTTCACGATTGGCAAAAGTTGTTGcctaatatattattatttgtttgttttaaacatttgctgtcccacagtttttatccacaaacagctaaagaaaatgttgagtttatttattaaaacagtcacaaatccatattttatgtctttattaaAGTTCAAACCCCCAccacaaagaaaacaatgaagGCAACGATGGttgtttagtgtttttattCATAGGTACAACATTAAGACTGTAAATGGAGCCTCTTGTGACTTGCAAAATAAATTGTTGATGAAAGAGCAACAGTAAGACGATTTTTGTTCCCTGCTGCAGTTCTCTTCATCCCTTCCCTCCTTCCCTGCTGATGCCACAGCTCATCTGATCCCTTCCTCTTCATCACTTTTCCTGCAGACGCCTTTAAATCGGGCAGAGGTCTGCCGACGTGCTCCAGCGAATTCACATCATTTGTACACGCTATCTTTATTACCACGCAAAATGAAAGTGCTATAAATTCATGCTACAGTGCTGCGCTAAACCAAGTCCTACGATTGTTCTTCCTTAAAGTATcttcacaaatacaaaacctCTCCATAGTCGATTatggaagaaaacaaaactttcaTCAAAGTTACCCAACCGCTCCCACAGGCTCTGAGTCCACTAAttagaattatttaaattacagTCAGATTCTGCCTATTATCTTAAACGACTATGTCAAACTGCTGTTATTATGAGCAGTTCAATAAACTCCGATGCTACAGTTGGAAGTGTGTAAACACTAACCTCATACAACACAATCATAAACAGATGCATCCTATTGCGTCCTACATTTTACAGTCAGTTACTAGAAGGTAGAAAAACGTGTTTATGCTGCATGGATAATGACAGCAGATAACAATGAGGATGGTGAATGAAATTCAGAGATGAGTGAATCACAAACATAGGCGATGTCAAAGTCTTAAATAAGGCAAAGACAACGACGTCCCCTGTGGCTCAAATCAGAGCTGCACTCGAATGTGATGATGTggaaacaaatcaaataaagtgCCTGTTGTTTAGAGGAGTTCTGATGGGAATTTCTGTACATGTGTAGAGGTTTGAGATGGATTGCTGTTAGGGTGTCCGAGCAGGTGGGGCTCAGCGCAGCGTGGTGGTGGGCATACAGTCACACAGAGCCCTCCTCTCCGCCCGCAGCACCAAAGTCTCTGTCTGCAACAAAAAGCAAAACGAAGCTCTAAAGAAacttagagaaacatttatgaaatgCCATATACGTTTATTTGGGGGGCTTCCTGCACAGACAAAAACCCAGTTCAGATCAAAGGACATTATTTTCATATGAATTATCActtttaataatgcatttgaGCTGTTCTACCACCAAATCCTTTAtctcaaatcaacagctagacagttgaaacttggacataaTTGGGTGTTCAAGGagggacaatgatcccaaacacacatctgaACTGGTTTTGGATTAAAGCAGGCTGACTTAAAATTTCTGGAAGGTCATTGAAGACCTACGGATTTTGCCTAAAAGAAAACCAACTAATTTAAATGAGCTAGACCATTTTTGTCAAGAAGAGCAGTCAAATATCCTGCCAGACTTATGgcagaaacatgttggtggctACAAAAAGAATGTGGTTAAAGGGCAAAGTGCAAAGGGTCATTTAGCCAAGAACAGGTTTAGACTAGGACTGCATGAGATTAAGAAAACATGTAATTGCAGCATTATTGCTGAATATGGGAATGATATATTGGTTGCCATTTCTGCACATGTTCTAACTGCTCTCGTCCTTTTCCCTCGTTGTGGCCATCACCCTCTGGaagctttagcatctcagccacTAACTTCCACATCAGGTGTGGGCTTCCAGGGTGGTAAAACTCCACGTAAATAACCAGATATATTACTGGTACCTATTATCGCACCCATAAGCCTttggtgctgtgaaaaagtatcctcatttcttttgtttttgctttttttgtcaaatttaaatatttccaatcatcaaactaattataAAATCAGACAGAtataatctgagtaaatacaaagcaCAGTTTccaataatgatttcatttactaagagaaaaaaaaaaagctatcaaAACTAAACTGGATATATAATTGATCCCCTTTTGATAAATCAAGAatgaactgtgattaaccacatttttggtACAATTTCATTGGTCACATCCAGGCCTGTCCggtaaaatcaagaaatcacctcaacagaacctgtctgacaatacaAAATAGACTTAAAGATCCCAAAATTCTTGCCCTGATCTGAAACTATTCAAGAACAGATCATACATAAGGTCACTGATATCTATCTTTCTGGAAATGGttagaaagccatttctaaggctttgggactgcAGTGAACCACAGTTCCCCATGATCAGCAAATCTAATACATGGAACAGGGATTAAACTTCCCAGGAATTTTAAGGGGCAACTGCTTTTCCATATAGGGTCAGGCTGGCTTCCCTTCAATAAATTATATTGTAATTTAAAAACTATGTTCTGTATTTACTCAGGCCATAtttatctgatattaaaatgagtttgatgatctaaaacagaaaaaaactttaagtggaaaaacactttttcattGCAAAGTGTAGGTCTATTTTGATTAATGAACTAACCCTATAAACTcttgagacagttttaaaaggtTGGAGCTCAAagtttaaattcagttcattgAAGTGCTACTCTACTAACAACATCCACAAagtaaaatcagaaaaatgacATTCATGCTCCAATGTTCTCAGCAGATTGAGATTTCCCTGACCCTGGCATCAAGGTTAAAAGCGGTCTTCCTCAGATCTTGCAGCGCCCTCTGCATGAACTCAAAGGCATGACAGTCAACGCACGGACGACCTGGAAACAGAAAGTGTAAAGAAATACAGGACGTTTAGCCTTTTTTGGATTCTGTTGGTTCAATTTGATAACAAAAAGCCAAGTGTATGTAATGTAGCTAATAAACAAAACCGAGTCAATGGGTGCAAGATGCAGACAGCAAATAAAACGGGTAAAAGACAAAAGTTTAAAAGTgtcctaaaaacacaaaacattggTTAGCTATTATTGAAAGCATTCAACATTTGTACTGAATGAAATTAggattttcattttcatattgGCTATAATAATTAGTTTCATGTTTCTGGcatgtttaatattattttaaacccTTAATAGATAAATGCTCTTATTCATTAAAGAATGACCTATAATATAACAGTGTGCTCCCTGTGGGATGTGGACTCATTAATGGGTGAAAAACATCACAGAGGCAGACATATTTCCACCTCTGTCAGTGTTTccgattttatttttgaatccaCCTACTTTCTGCTGGGATCACGGTCCCGGTCTCCTGATCCGCCTCGGCGGCACCGACACAGACAAGCTGGACCGCGAGCAGAACCACCGCTACCTGTACATATGATCCACTGAATGTCATGGTGATGGTCCTGTCGGTGTCCTGTTATTTacaggaaacaaagaaaaaatcatTTTTGGGAAAAATAGATAACGTAATAAAAGGCCGACAGCAAATTAAATCACAGAATATTACGGGCTTTGTTGatcatatttaaatgttcagTTCGCAAAACACTATGTTTATAAATGCACGCTATACAGAATAATTACAGCTTTGTATGTAATGTGTATATTTAATTACCTTAAACGATGCGAGGATGTTTTTTGCACCAGATCAGCGTTAAAATGCCCACCGAGCAATGAATTTATATAGATCAGCCAAGTGCGCATGCGCAAAGGAACCTTAAACCTGCCTTTGTGGACCTGAGTCTAAACTTCCGgggaaaacattcaaaataaagcattttacaaataatataCTGGGAGGGATCAAGTGTAGCaggataaaaaaaggaaaatagaaTGACAAAATGaactaatatattttaatatttaaacatgtGAACGATTCTAATTATTATTGAGGCAGCcataaaaatattgtttaagtTTTAATCATATTGTGTTGTTGATTTCTACACTGAAGTTTTGCATACAactattgtttttttccccacattgAACTGTAAGTGATTTGGTAATTTTTTTAAGCTGCTGTGTTAGCTGAAGGCTCACAGTAGCTTTAGAAATTCACAATGATTGTACAAACTAACTTTCCGTGAACCTTTTCTGAAGGTTCTCCAATGATTCTGTTTTAAAGGGCACAGATAACCTTCAGGGAACATTTAGTGAGCGTTCCCTGCTATTGCCCAGAAGGCCAGTGTTATAAAGCTGACTTTCAGGTGACTTTTATGGAACAATTCTAGAAAGCTCTTAAAAGTTACATCGTAAAAGCTGTTGACAACCCATGGGCAACttttgggactacacttcatcctgcaacacctcgaccacccagggacgtctgccaggatcctgttgtggatttcagcttggcctccaccagaagctcacccagctctaCCTGTCAGcagatcaccagcttcctgaaggaccagcggcagcaggtgaggctgggaagCATCTCCGGTGCAAAAACCATCAGCACAGGCGctccccaggggtgtgttctctccccactcctctctgtacacaaatgactacaCTTCAGCAGACCCGTCTATGAAAATCCTGGTGTGAAAATGACAcctgttattggtctgatccaggacaatgaCGAGTCTGTGTACAGACAGGGTTGGATTGGGTGGTCCAttggtgcggtcagaaccatCTggacttaacccactcaagtcAGTCAAGAAGATGGTGGACATCCGGAGAATACCCACCACACtgcctcccctcaccatcctcaacaacactgtgtgctgtggaccacttccggttcctaggaaccaccatttctcgagACCTAAGATGGTCCTCACTGTTCAGAATAAGGTCCAGCTGAGACTGGGCaattcaagaagtacaaccttccacaggagcttcTGTTAATCTTCTACACcgccattattcagtctgtcctgtggtTGTCCATCGCTATGTgttttggctcatccacaaaacaggacaggtccagactgcaacaaacacttaagtctgcagagagaatcatcagggctgaccttccctctatccaggacttgtacactgctcaaaaaaataaaggggaaCACTTAACCAAGACTGTATAACTCCAAGGAAATCAagctgtccacttaggaagcaacactgattgacaatcgatttcacatgatgttgttcaaatgaaatagacaacagggggaaatctttggcgattagcaagacacactcaataaaggactGGTTctacaggtggggaccacagaccacttctcagtacctatgctttctggctgatgttttggtcacttttgaatgttggtggtgatttcacactcgtggtagcatgagacggactctacaacccacacaagtggctcaggtagtgcaggatggcacatcaatgcgagctgtggcaagaaggtttgctgtgtctgtcagtgtagtgtccaaagcctggaggcgctaccaggagacaggccagtacaccaggagacatggaggaggcgtaggaggacaacaacccagcagcaggaccgctacctccacctttgtgcaaggaggaacaggaggagcactgccagagccctgcaaaatgacctccagcagaccacaaatgtgcatgtgtctgcacaaacaattagaaaccgactccatgaggatggtatgagggcccgacgtccacaaataggggttgtgctcacagtccaacaccgtgcaggacgcttggcatttgccagagaacacaaggtttggcaaattcgccactggcgccctgtactcttcacagatgaaagcaggttcatactgagcacatgtgacagacgtgacagagtctggagacaccatggagagcgatctgctgcctgcaacatccttcagtatgaccggtttggcagtgggtcagtaatggtgtggggtggcatttctttggagggccgcacggcaAGACCTCATgttggctggagtgtgtcagcagttcctgcaagatgaagacattg
Proteins encoded:
- the c14h4orf48 gene encoding neuropeptide-like protein C4orf48 homolog, with the translated sequence MTFSGSYVQVAVVLLAVQLVCVGAAEADQETGTVIPAESRPCVDCHAFEFMQRALQDLRKTAFNLDARTETLVLRAERRALCDCMPTTTLR